Genomic DNA from Sphingomonas hankookensis:
GTACCACATTTTCGCGCCCAAGCGCCAATGACAATATGGTGCGTGGGACCGGCAATGCCAATCCCTTGCGCCCGGAACCTTCGTCATCGGTTCCGACACGCCATGCCTGTGCCAGTTTCCCGGCGCCGTCGGGGGCGGCGTCGGACGCATGGTACAGCGCGTACAGCCTGCCGCTACGCGCCGCCTTATCGATCGCGGTGCCGCCGATGACGACGAAGCCGGACTTCGCCTCCAGCCCCAGCCGGTCGAGCGCATGCCGCCGAAGCGCATCCTCGACCAGTTGCGGCAGGTCGGCCGGAATCGTCAGCGCCGCGCCCTTGAACGCCCGCGCCAACGCGCCCTTCAGCTTCCCCTTGGCCATCGCCGTTTCCAGCTCGGCCCGGCTCACGCCGATCCACGCGCCACGGCCGGGGGCCTTGGCACGCACATCGGGCAGCACGTCGCCATCGGGCGACAGGGCGAGCCGCACAAGCCCGTCGCGCGAGCCATGCTCACGCGACAGGATGCAGCTGCGCTCGGGGCTGTCGGTTAGCCGCGCGGTGTCATTGGTCGGATTCCGCAACTGCGTCCTCCGATTCTTCGGTCGCCGCGTCTTCATCGGCGAACCAATGGGCGCGGGCGGCCATGATGATCTCGTTACCCTGCTCGTCGCTCAGGCCATATTCGGCGAGGATGCCGCCCTTGGGCGCTTCGCGCTTCGGGGCATCGTCGCCGCGACGGCGCGGTTCGGCCTTCTTCTTTTCGACCAGTTCGTCGGTCGCGAGGTCGGCGAGATCGTCGAGCGTCTTGATGCCGGCCTTGCCGAGCGTGACCAGCATCGCTTCGGTCAGGTACGGCAGTTCGGCCAGTGCATCCTCGACGCCCAAAGCGGTCCGCTCTTCGCGAGCGGCCTGTTCGCGGCGTTCGATCGCTTCCTGCGCACGGCTCTGCAGCTCCTGCGCAAGGTCTTCGTCGAAGCCTTCGATGCTCGCCAGTTCCTCGATCTCGACATAGGCAACTTCTTCGAGTTCGCCGAAGCCTTCGGCGACCAGCAGCTGCGCCAGCGTCTCGTCGACGTCGAGCTCCTTCTCGAACATGCCCGAGCGTTCGATGAATTCCTTCTGCCGCTTTTCCGACGCATCGGCTTCGGTCAGGATGTCGATCGCCTTGCCGGTCAGCTGGCTGGCGAGGCGGACATTCTGGCCGCGACGACCGATGGCGAGCGACAACTGATCATCGGGAACGACGACTTCGATGCGGTCCTCTTCCTCGTCCAGCACCACGCGCGCGACGTTCGCCGGCTGCAGCGCGTTGACGACGAAGGTCGCGGTGTCGGGCGACCACGGGATGATGTCGATCTTTTCGCCCTGCATTTCCTGCACGACCGCCTGCACGCGGCTGCCCTTCATGCCGACGCAGGCGCCGACCGGATCGATCGAGCCGTCATGCGAAATGACGCCGATCTTGGCACGCGACCCCGGATCGCGGGCGGCGGCCTTGATCTCGATGATGCCGTCGTAGATTTCGGGCACTTCCTGCGCGAACAGCTTCTTCATGAAGTCGGGATGCGCGCGGCTGAGGAAGATCTGCGGACCGCGGTTTTCGCGGCGGACGTTCAGGATCAGCGAACGGACGCGGTCGCCGACGCGGACGGCTTCGCGCGGGATCTGCTGGTCGCGGCGGATGACGCCTTCGGCGCGGCCGAGATCGACGACGACGTGACCGAATTCGACCCGCTTGACGACGCCGGTGATGATCTCACCCTGACGGTCCTTGAATTCTTCGAACTGGCGCTCGCGCTCGGCGTCGCGGACCTTCTGCAGGATGACCTGCTTCGATGCCTGCGCCTGGATGCGACCGAATTCGATCGGGGGCAGCGGATCGACGATATAGTCGCCGACGGTCGCGCCCTTCTGAAGCCGCTGCGCGTCCTTCTCGCCGATCTGCTTGAAGTGATCGTCGACCAGTTCGACGACTTCGAGCACGCGCCACAGGCGAAGGTCGCCGGTCTGCGGATCGAGCTTCGCACGGATGTCGTTTTCCGACCCGTAGCGCGTCTTGGCGGCGCGCTGGATCGCGTCCTCCATCGCCTCGATCACGATGGCCTTGTCGATCATCTTTTCCGATGCGACCGAATTCGCGATCGCGATCAGTTCCGCCCGGTTGGCGGTGACGGCGGTGGCCATGTCAGTTCAGTCCTTCTGCGTCAGCCGGTTCGTCGTCGGCAGGTTCGTCTTCGAATTCGTCGGCACCCTCGGCAGAGAGCGGCGCGGTCGCCTTGAGCAAGGCGTCGGTAATCAGCAGCTTGGCATCGATGATCGCGGCGAAGGGGACGGTCATCGCCTTGTGCTTGCGCACGTCGATGCTGACCTGATCGCCGTCGGTGCCGAGCAGGATGCCGGTCAGCTGCTTGCGATTGTCGATCGGGGCGTCGAGCGTCACGCGCGCCTCGAACCCCTTCCAGTCGTCATAATCGGCAAGGCGCGTCAGCGGCCGGTCGATGCCGGGCGACGATACCTCCAGCCGATACGCCTCCTCGATCGGGTCGTTCTCGTCGAGTAGGTCGGAGATGCGGCGCGACAGTTCGGCGCAGTCGTCGATGGTCAGCTGGCGCGTGTCGGGGCGTTCGGCCATGATCTGCAGCGTCGGGTCCGACTTGCCGCCCATCATCTTCACGCGCACGAGCGCAAAGCCCAGCGCCTTGGCCTCCGGTTCGATCAGTCGCGTCAGTTCGGCGATATCCGCCATGCCGTCTCCATCAGATGCACCGCTTCGTTGCCGGTCCCTGTCGGGGCCGGCCTCGGCACGTTGGCGATGTCGAGGAAGCACGGTCCATATATGTAAAAAACCATGTCCGGGCAAGGGGCGCCGGATCGACCCCGCCCTGCGGCGCGTTGCCGCAGGCAAGAACGATGCTCTCGAGAGGATTCCCGTGATGTTGCCATTCCATGCGCTGATCCCCGCCGCGATGTTGCTGGTCGCGTGCAACGGCGGCGGGGCCGATGCGCCGGGCACGGTGTCGCCCGCGCCGACCGCCACTCCGACGCCCACGCCCTCCCCGACCGCCACCACCCCGACCGGCGGGGTGCCGTTCGCGACTCGCGAGGTCGCGACGTTCAACGCACCTTGGGCGATGACCTTCCTGCCCGACGGACGGATGCTGGTGACCGAAAAGGGGGGCACGCTGGTGCTGGTCAGTGCCGATGGCAGCCAGAAGACGACCGCCGCGACGATCCCGGTCGATTCGGCGGGGCAAGGCGGGCTGATGGACGTGGTCCTCGCCCCCGACTTCGCCAGCAGCCGGCGGGTGTATCTGAGCTATTCGGTGGCGGGTGACGGCGGCAAGGGCGTGGTGCTGGCGCGCGGGGTGCTCGACGGCAATCGGGTGACCGGAATCAGCGAACTGTTCCGCGCGACGCCGTTCGTCAGCGGCGACGGCCATTATTCGGGCCGCATCGCCTTTGCCCCCGATGGCCAGCACCTGTTCTTCACCAATGGCGAACGGCAGAAATTCGATCCGGCACAGGACCCCAAGGCGACCCTGGGCAAGGTGCTGCGCCTGACGCTCGACGGAAAGCCCGCGGGCGATCCGGGACTGACAGCCAAGGGCTTCCATCCCGCCGTCTGGTCGTACGGCCACCGCAACCTGCTGGGCATCGCGTTCGACGCGCAGGGCAATTTGTGGGAGCAGGAAATGGGGCCGAAGGGCGGCGACGAGGTCAATCTGATCCTGCCCGGCCGCAATTATGGCTATCCTTTGGTGTCGGAGGGGGACCATTATGACGGCCGGCCGATCCCGCGCCATTCGACCCGCCCCGATCTGGAGGCGCCCAAGGTCGCGTGGAACCCGGTGATCTCGCCGGGCGGGCTGATCGTCTATTCGGGCAAGCTGTTCCCGCAATATGCCGGCGACCTGTTCATCGGCGGCCTGTCGAGCGAGGCGCTGGTCCGGGTCGATGTCAACGGCACCAATGCCGCCAAGGGCGACCAGTGGCCGATGAACGCCCGCATCCGCGAGGTGGAGGAAGGGCCGGATGGCGCGATCTGGGTGTTGCAGGACGGGAGCAATGCCAAGCTGCTGAAGCTGACTCCGCGCAGCTGACGCCGCCATGGTCGATCGCCTGCCGCCGCCCGACCCCGTGCCGCTCGCGCCGTTCGCAGCGGTGTTCGCCGATCCGGGGTTCGCCTTCGGATCGTGGGGCGGCGGCGGATCGACCGATGGGGTGGTGGAGATGCCCTATTTCCAGCTGTCGGCAGAGGCCGGGGCCTTCGTCCAGGCGGCCTATGCCGCGCATTGGGTACGACCGGATATCGATTGGTCGACCTTTGCGGGCAGCGAAGCCTATCGGTCGCTGCGAGACGATCCGGCACGGGTCGCCATGGCCGATACCGACCTGCTGGCAAGGATGCTGACGATGCTCATCCGGGGCGATCGGTTCAGCGAGGGGTTGCTCGCTGCCGCCTTTGCGGACGGAACCCTGCCCGCCATCGCCCGGCGTATGGCGGTGTTAGCCGAGCAGGCGTAGCGTCACCGGGTCGCGCGCGCCTGCGTAAAAAGCGTCGAGGACTGCGGCGAAGCGCGGTTCGGTATTCGCCGTCGCACGCTCGAACAGGGTCATCGACGAGCGCAGCTTCATCGCGTCGATGCTGCCGAGGATGGCGACGATATCCTTGCCGCGATGTGCCAGCAGCGCCTCGGCCGATTCGACCAGCCGCGCGCCGAGCACCGGATGGGCCAGATACGCCCGCGCCTCGGCGAGATCGGCGATGCCATAGGTCTCAGCCATCGCGCTCTGCCCCAGCCCGCGCAGCTGCGGAAAGATGTACCACATCCAGTGGCTGCGCTTGGCCCCGGCGCGCAGTTCGGCGAGCGCGGTGGCATGGTCGCGCTGTTGCGCGATGACGAAGCGGTCGAGCGATCCGGTCATCGGTTCCAGATGGGCACGCGCCGTACCAAGATCAAATTTCTGACAACGCTGACGGTTGATCGGAAGATGTGGATACGATTACGATGGCCGCCTATAATTTCCTTGGGAGGGGATATGCACAAGAGCTGGATGGCGGCCGCGCTGGTTGCCATGGTCGCCGCGCCGGTCGTCGCGCAGAGCGCCGAGGACATGGCCGCCAAGGTCATCAATGCACCGATGCCGGCGAGCCTGAACGTCTATGGCCTGCCCAAGCCGCCGCTGACCCGCGTCAAGGAAGTCGATGGCGGCAAGGTCATCCGCCTCGCCATTCCCGGCGCCGACAAGGATGCATGGAAGATCCAGCTCCAGTCGCCGACCACCGAACCGGTGAAGCAGGGCGACCGCCTCGTCCTCGCCTTCCACGCGCGCGCACACGGCATGGCGCCGGGCACCAAGGCGCGGATCGCGGTGGCCGGTATCCAGCTGAACAAGGAACCGTACAGCCAGGTCATCGGCGGCCCGATCGAGGTCGGCGAGGCGTTCGAGTTCCATCAGGTGACGGGCAAGGCGGATCGCGACTATGCGGCGGGCGAGCTGATGGCGTCGTTACAGCTGGCGACGGGCAAGCAGGTGTTCGAGTTCGGGCCGATGTTCGTCATCAACCTCGACAAGAAGTGACTGCCGGGGGCCGATCCGCCTGACCCGCAAACGTCATTCCAGCGCAGGCTGGAATCTCCCGGTGGCAGCACGCAGCAAGAGCCGCGGGAGACCCCAGCCTTCGCTGGGGTGACGTACGGTTCGGGTCGGAGATCAGCCCCGCGTCGCGGTCAGGAAATAGTCGAGCGCGATATCGTCGGACAGGGTGAAGCCGCGCGCGGCGGAGAAGGACAGGCCGGCGGGCGGCGACACCGTCATCCCCGCCGCCTGCAGATGCGCGGTCAGTTCCGGCGGGGTGAGGAACCGGTCCCAGTCGTGCGTGCCGCGCGGGATCATGCCCGTCCCCTCGGCGACTGTAATCATGGCGAGGCGCGACAGCGCGGTGCGGTTGGGCGTCGACACGACCAGCAGCCCGCCCGGTGCGACCGCATCGGCCAGCCCGCGCACGAAGGCGGCGGGGTCGGCGACATGCTCGATCACCTCCAGCGAGGTGACGAGGTCGAACTGCCGCCCGGCGATCGCTTCCACGCCACCCGCCAGATACTCGATCGACAGGCCGGTGAGCGCCGCATGGGCGGCGGCGGCCCCGATATTTTCGGGCGCGGCGTCGACGCCGGTCACCTGCCCGCCCAACCGGGCGAGCGGTTCGGCGAGGAGCCCGGCGCCGCAGCCGACATCGAGCACCGTCTTGCCGGCCAGCGGCGTGAAGCCGGCCGCATCGCCGTCCCAATGCGAATCGATCGCCGCGCGGAGGTACGCCAGCCGCACCGGGTTCAGCCGGTGGAGCATCGCCGAGCTGCCCTTCGGGTTCCACCAGTCGGCCGCCATCTCGCCGAAATGGGCGGCTTCGCGCGCGACGACGCTTGATTGCGTGGGCGCGGCTTTTTCGGACATAAAGATTGCGTTGCTTGCGTTCGTCATGGCGCTCTCCTATCAGCCGCCGCCATTCCCCCCAAGGATGAATGGCAAAACGCATGGCGCGGATCGTGATGAAGTTCGGTGGCACCTCGATGGCGGGGATCGAACGTATTCGCAACGTCGCCCAGCGCGTGAAGCGCGAGGTGGAGGCCGGCAACCAGGTCGCAGTGGTCGTGTCGGCAATGGCGGGCGACACCGACCGGCTGGTCGGCTTCTGCCGCGAGGCATCGGCGCTGTACGACCCGCGCGAATATGACGCGGTGGTGTCGTCGGGCGAGCAGGTGACCAGCGGGCTGCTGGCGATCGCACTCCAGGCGATCGGCGTGCCGGCGCGCTCGTGGCTCGGCTGGCAATTGCCGATCCGCACCAGCGACGCCCATGCGACCGCGCGGATCGAATCGATCGACACGGCCGCGCTCGACGAGTCGCTCGCCAAGGGCGAAGTGGCGGTGATCCCTGGATTCCAGGGCGTGACCGACGCCAACCGCATCACCACGCTGGGGCGCGGCGGGTCGGACACGTCGGCGGTGGCGATGGCGGCGGCGATGCAGGCCGATCGCTGCGACATCTACACCGATGTCGACGGCGTCTATACTACCGACCCGCGGATCGTGCCGCGTGCGCGCAAGCTGGCGCGGGTGACGTACGAGGAAATGCTCGAACTCGCCTCGGTCGGGGCGAAGGTGCTGCAGACCCGCTCGGTCGGGCTGGCAATGAAGGAAAAGGTCCGCGTGCGCGTGCTGTCGTCGTTCGACGATACCCGCGACGAGGACGGTTATCGTGGAACGCTGATCGTCGGCGAAGAGGAAGTGACGGACATGGAACGGCAGCTCATCACCGGTATCGCCCACGACAAGAACGAGGCGAAGATCACGCTGGTCGCGGTGCCCGACCGCCCCGGCGCGGTGGCATCGATCTTCGCGCCGCTGGCCGGCACCGGCATCAACGTCGACATGATCGTGCAGAACATCGCCCATTCGACCGGGTCGACCGACGTGACCTTCACCGTGCCGTCGGCCGAACTGGCCCGCGCGCTCGACACGCTGGAAAAGGCGAAGGACGATATCGGCTTCCAGAAGGTGCTTCACGACACCCGCGTCGCCAAGGTGTCGGTGGTCGGCGTGGGCATGCGCAGCCATGCCGGCGTCGCCTCGACGATGTTCACCGCGCTGGCCGACCGCGGCATCAATATCCAGGCGATCACCACGTCGGAGATCAAGGTCAGCGTGCTGATCGAAGAGGATTATACCGAGCTCGCGGTGCGCGTGCTGCATACCGCCTACGGGCTGGACGCGGAGGGGTAAGCTCCGAGCGGGACGTTGCAAACCCGGTCCGTTCGTCCTGAGTAGCCATTGAGCGCAGTCGAAAGGGCGTATCGAAGGACATGTGCTTCGATACGGGTCTTCGACAAGCTCAGTCCCTACTCAGCACGAACGGTTTGGTCCCAAACACCAGAACGTCATTATTCTCCGATCAGGTGGACAGCGATCCTTCGCCGGTGCGCCGCGCGGCGGTGTTCGAACAGGTAGATGCCCTGCCACGTGCCGAGCACCGGGCGGTGGCCGATCACCGGAATCGACAGCGATACGTCGGTCAGCGCGGTGCGCAGATGGGCGGGCATGTCGTCCGGCCCCTCCTCGTCATGGGCGTAGCGGTCGCTTTCGGGCGCGATGTGGCGGAAATAGCGTTCGAGGTCGTCGCGCGCCGCCTCGCTGGCGTTTTCCTGTACCAGCAGCGAGGCGGAGGTGTGGCGGCAGAACAGGGTCAGCAGCCCGCTGGCGATGCCGGTCGAATCGACCCAGTGCCGCACCTGTCCCGTGATCAGCACCAGCCCCTGTCCGTTGGTGGTGACCACCAGCTCGCCATGTTCCTGTCGCATCATCGTCCCTGCTTGCCCGAAGCGGTCGCCCCGCGCTAGGCGGAGGGATGACCAACGCATCGATCGGCGCCGAGCGCCTGGAGCGCCGCATGGCGCGCGGCTGTGACTTCCTGGGCTCCGAAACCGCGATCCTGTGCGGCGCGATGTCGTGGGTGAGCGAGCGCAACCTCGTCGCCGCGATTTCCAATGCCGGCGGGTTCGGCGTCATCGCGTGCGGGGCGATGACCCCCGAGCTGCTCGATGCCGAGATCGCGGGGACCAAGGCGCTGACGAGCAAGCCGTTCGGCGTGAACCTGATCACCATGCACCCGGCGCTGTTCGACCTGATCGAGGTGTGCGCGCGCCACCGCGTCACCCATGTCGTGCTGGCCGGCGGGCTGCCGCCCAAGGGGTCGCTGGAGGCGATCAAGGCGACCGGTGCCAAGGTCATCGCCTTTGCGCCTGCCCTTGCGCTGGCCAAGAAGCTGATCCGGTCGGGCGCCGACGCGCTGGTGATCGAGGGGATGGAGGCCGGCGGGCATATCGGCCCGGTTTCCACCAGCGTGCTGGCGCAGGAAATGCTGCCCGAGGTCGCGGACCAGGTGCCGGTGTTCGTCGCCGGCGGGATCGGCCGGGGCGAGGCGATCGCCGGTTATCTCGACATGGGCGCGGCGGGGGTGCAGCTCGGCACGCGCTTCGTCTGCGCGACCGAATCGATCGCGCACCCGGCGTTCAAGAAGGCGTTTTTGCGGGCGTCGGCGCGTGATGCGGTCGCCAGTGTCCAGATCGACCCGCGCCTGCCGGTGATTCCGGTGCGTGCGCTGAAGAATGCCGGGGGCGAGCTGTTCACCGCCAAGCAGCGCGAAGTGGCGCAGATGCTGGACGAAGGCGGCGTGGCGATGGCCGAGGCGCAGTTGCAGATCGAACATTATTGGGCGGGCGCGCTGCGCCGGGCGGTGATCGACGGCGATGTCGAACATGGCAGCCTGATGGCCGGGCAGTCGGTCGGCATGGTGACGAAGGAGGAACCGGCGGCCGAGATCATCGCGACGCTGATGGCCGAGGCGGCGCAGGCGCTGGAGAAGCGGGCGGCCTGAGGGTCAAAGTTCACTAAGTTCACACTAGCCACGGTTTTGCGCGTGGCGTTTGCGGGTGCCGCGACGGGCGGGCTCAGCCCAAAGTTCACCAAGTTCACACTCGCGGCGAGTTTGCGCGCGCCGTGGCGTTTGCCGTGGTGGCGGGCGGGTGGCGGTCACGATGGGAAAGAGCGTGACGGCAGCGTGGCAGGGTGTGGGCGTGTAGGAAAGCCGGCATTGGCGTGACGTCGATCTCGTGCGGCGTCTGCTGCGTGCTGTTACCGGGAGACCCCAGCCTGCGCTGGGATGACGTTCGTGGTGGGCGGATTTTCGTCGCCCCCCGCCCCTTCACCCCGGATTTCTACTGCCGCCGTAGAAGAAGCGGGACCCCGGGTCAGGCCCGGGGTGACGGGTGGGGCTGGCTATTGTGCCAGTCGACCGGCGCGGCGTTGGGGTGACGCGCGCTTCAAGCCGGCCCATCCTCGCGCAACCAGGCCAGCGCCGCTTCGCGCGAATCGAACATCCGCAGGTGCGGCAGCGCACGTTTCGCCTGCATCGACAGCAGCGCGCTGCTGCGGACCAGCGCGATCTTGCGCGAGGTGGTGCGCGACCGGTCGGCGATCTCGCCCAGCGCGGCGAGGACTTGGGGCGACTGGACGGCGAAGCCGGTAATGTCGAACAGCGCGACCTGCTCGCCCGGACGGACGCCCAGCGCCGGCAGGCGCGTCACCGCATCGCGGATCCCTGCGCCGAAGCGCTGGACGGTGTCGAGGTCCCAATGGCCGAACAGCGCGAAGTCGAGCATCCACGGCGCGGAGGTGATGGCTCCGCGAAAGGCGGGATCGTCGGCGATACGCATGGGAGTCCTGTGCATGGCGGCGCCCGTCGTGTGGCACGGGCCGCAATGTCACAGCATATTGTTTATAAAGCGTTTCTTAAAGAATCGTATCCGTTTCAGTAGGCCCGGCGGATGGCGAATTCGACCGCTTCGATCATCGCATCCTTCGCCGGACCATTGGGAAAGCGGCCGATGGCGTCGATCGCCCGCTGCCCATAATGCCGCGCCCGCGCGAGGGTGTCGTCGACCGCGCGGGTCGAACGGATCAGGGTGATGGCATGCGCCAGATCGGCGTCAGACGCCCGCTTGCCCGACACCGCGTCGCGCCAGAAGGCACGCGATTCCTCGTCGCCGCGGGCATAGGCGAGGATGACGGGCAGCGTCATCTTGCCTTCGCGGAAATCGTCACCGGCGTCCTTGCCCATGGTGTCGGCGTCGGAGACGTAATCGATCGCATCGTCGACCAGCTGGAACGCGATGCCAAGGTTGCGGCCATAGGCGTCCAAGGCGGCCTCGTCGGCGTCGGAGCGGTCGGCGACGATCGCGGCGATGCGGCAGGCGGCGGCGAACAGCGCCGCGGTCTTGGCCCCGATGATGTCGAGATAGCGATCCTCGGGCGTGTCGATGCGGCGGATGGCGGTCAACTGGTTGACCTCCCCTTCCGCGATCACGGCGGAGGCGCCCGACAGGACGCGCAGCGCCTTCAGGCTTTCCGCCTCGACCATCAGTTCGAAGCTCTTGGAAAACAGGAAGTCGCCGACCAGCACGCTGGCGGGATTGCCCCAGATGATGTTGGCGGTGCGCTTGCCCCGGCGCAGGTCGGACCCGTCGACCACATCATCGTGCAGCAGCGTCGCGGTATGGATGAATTCGACCGCCGCCGAGAGCAGGTGGTGGCGCGTGCCACCATAGCCAATCAGCTTGGCACAGGCGAGCGTCAGCATCGGCCGCATCCGCTTGCCCCCGCCGGCGATCAGGTGACCGGCCAGTTCGGGGATCAGCGGGATTTTCGACTGCATGCGATCAAGGATCACCGCGTTGACGCGGTTCATGTCGTCGGCGACCAACGCCATCAGCGGATCGAGGGAGGGGTCGGTCCGCTTGTCGAGGCGGTGCAGGGTAGCCGTCATGTCCCAGCGATGTGGCGGTTCACGCTCTCGAACGCAAGGGAAAGGCGGGGTTGCGCCGCCCGTCCCGTCGCGCGAAAGGGGCGGCACGAACCGGAAGAGGACGCCATGGCCGACGCGACGCTGCAACGATTCCGCCAGAGCATCGACAATATCGATGCCGCGCTGGTGTTCCTGCTGGCCGAACGGTTCAAGGTGACGCAGGCGGTCGGCGAGTACAAGGCCGAGAACGGCCTGCCCCCGGCCGATCCCGGGCGCGAGGAAGCGCAGATCGCACGGTTGCGGTCGCTGGCGCGCGATGCCGATCTCGACCCCGAATTTTCCGAGAAATTCCTGCGCTTCATCATCGACGAGGTGATTCGGCATCACCGATCGCTGCAGGACGGGGACGCGGCGTGAGCGACGACCGGATCGTTTTTGCGCCGGACGATGTCGATCTCACCCGTTCGCCGCTGCGGCGCGACCTGTCCGAGCCGACCTATGTGCTGGGTGCGTTCAACCCGGCGCTGACGCGGTTGCCCAGCGGCAATCTGCTGCTGCTGGTGCGGGTGGCGGAGGCGTTGCGCGAACCGGTGCGCCATGGCTGCGTGCGATCGATCCGCTGGACGGGCGGGCGCTATGTGCTCGACGCGTTTC
This window encodes:
- a CDS encoding DUF448 domain-containing protein yields the protein MRNPTNDTARLTDSPERSCILSREHGSRDGLVRLALSPDGDVLPDVRAKAPGRGAWIGVSRAELETAMAKGKLKGALARAFKGAALTIPADLPQLVEDALRRHALDRLGLEAKSGFVVIGGTAIDKAARSGRLYALYHASDAAPDGAGKLAQAWRVGTDDEGSGRKGLALPVPRTILSLALGRENVVHVGLTDARAAQRANDALSRWLHFIGPEPIPAACETPSQGASTAQFSGMDDAGHMGVDQLKQDSE
- a CDS encoding secondary thiamine-phosphate synthase enzyme YjbQ is translated as MRQEHGELVVTTNGQGLVLITGQVRHWVDSTGIASGLLTLFCRHTSASLLVQENASEAARDDLERYFRHIAPESDRYAHDEEGPDDMPAHLRTALTDVSLSIPVIGHRPVLGTWQGIYLFEHRRAAHRRRIAVHLIGE
- a CDS encoding polyprenyl synthetase family protein; translation: MTATLHRLDKRTDPSLDPLMALVADDMNRVNAVILDRMQSKIPLIPELAGHLIAGGGKRMRPMLTLACAKLIGYGGTRHHLLSAAVEFIHTATLLHDDVVDGSDLRRGKRTANIIWGNPASVLVGDFLFSKSFELMVEAESLKALRVLSGASAVIAEGEVNQLTAIRRIDTPEDRYLDIIGAKTAALFAAACRIAAIVADRSDADEAALDAYGRNLGIAFQLVDDAIDYVSDADTMGKDAGDDFREGKMTLPVILAYARGDEESRAFWRDAVSGKRASDADLAHAITLIRSTRAVDDTLARARHYGQRAIDAIGRFPNGPAKDAMIEAVEFAIRRAY
- the rimP gene encoding ribosome maturation protein RimP, with product MADIAELTRLIEPEAKALGFALVRVKMMGGKSDPTLQIMAERPDTRQLTIDDCAELSRRISDLLDENDPIEEAYRLEVSSPGIDRPLTRLADYDDWKGFEARVTLDAPIDNRKQLTGILLGTDGDQVSIDVRKHKAMTVPFAAIIDAKLLITDALLKATAPLSAEGADEFEDEPADDEPADAEGLN
- the ubiG gene encoding bifunctional 2-polyprenyl-6-hydroxyphenol methylase/3-demethylubiquinol 3-O-methyltransferase UbiG, which encodes MAADWWNPKGSSAMLHRLNPVRLAYLRAAIDSHWDGDAAGFTPLAGKTVLDVGCGAGLLAEPLARLGGQVTGVDAAPENIGAAAAHAALTGLSIEYLAGGVEAIAGRQFDLVTSLEVIEHVADPAAFVRGLADAVAPGGLLVVSTPNRTALSRLAMITVAEGTGMIPRGTHDWDRFLTPPELTAHLQAAGMTVSPPAGLSFSAARGFTLSDDIALDYFLTATRG
- a CDS encoding DUF1810 domain-containing protein, whose amino-acid sequence is MTGSLDRFVIAQQRDHATALAELRAGAKRSHWMWYIFPQLRGLGQSAMAETYGIADLAEARAYLAHPVLGARLVESAEALLAHRGKDIVAILGSIDAMKLRSSMTLFERATANTEPRFAAVLDAFYAGARDPVTLRLLG
- a CDS encoding PQQ-dependent sugar dehydrogenase, giving the protein MLPFHALIPAAMLLVACNGGGADAPGTVSPAPTATPTPTPSPTATTPTGGVPFATREVATFNAPWAMTFLPDGRMLVTEKGGTLVLVSADGSQKTTAATIPVDSAGQGGLMDVVLAPDFASSRRVYLSYSVAGDGGKGVVLARGVLDGNRVTGISELFRATPFVSGDGHYSGRIAFAPDGQHLFFTNGERQKFDPAQDPKATLGKVLRLTLDGKPAGDPGLTAKGFHPAVWSYGHRNLLGIAFDAQGNLWEQEMGPKGGDEVNLILPGRNYGYPLVSEGDHYDGRPIPRHSTRPDLEAPKVAWNPVISPGGLIVYSGKLFPQYAGDLFIGGLSSEALVRVDVNGTNAAKGDQWPMNARIREVEEGPDGAIWVLQDGSNAKLLKLTPRS
- a CDS encoding aspartate kinase — encoded protein: MARIVMKFGGTSMAGIERIRNVAQRVKREVEAGNQVAVVVSAMAGDTDRLVGFCREASALYDPREYDAVVSSGEQVTSGLLAIALQAIGVPARSWLGWQLPIRTSDAHATARIESIDTAALDESLAKGEVAVIPGFQGVTDANRITTLGRGGSDTSAVAMAAAMQADRCDIYTDVDGVYTTDPRIVPRARKLARVTYEEMLELASVGAKVLQTRSVGLAMKEKVRVRVLSSFDDTRDEDGYRGTLIVGEEEVTDMERQLITGIAHDKNEAKITLVAVPDRPGAVASIFAPLAGTGINVDMIVQNIAHSTGSTDVTFTVPSAELARALDTLEKAKDDIGFQKVLHDTRVAKVSVVGVGMRSHAGVASTMFTALADRGINIQAITTSEIKVSVLIEEDYTELAVRVLHTAYGLDAEG
- a CDS encoding DUF6508 domain-containing protein, with product MVDRLPPPDPVPLAPFAAVFADPGFAFGSWGGGGSTDGVVEMPYFQLSAEAGAFVQAAYAAHWVRPDIDWSTFAGSEAYRSLRDDPARVAMADTDLLARMLTMLIRGDRFSEGLLAAAFADGTLPAIARRMAVLAEQA
- the nusA gene encoding transcription termination factor NusA, whose protein sequence is MATAVTANRAELIAIANSVASEKMIDKAIVIEAMEDAIQRAAKTRYGSENDIRAKLDPQTGDLRLWRVLEVVELVDDHFKQIGEKDAQRLQKGATVGDYIVDPLPPIEFGRIQAQASKQVILQKVRDAERERQFEEFKDRQGEIITGVVKRVEFGHVVVDLGRAEGVIRRDQQIPREAVRVGDRVRSLILNVRRENRGPQIFLSRAHPDFMKKLFAQEVPEIYDGIIEIKAAARDPGSRAKIGVISHDGSIDPVGACVGMKGSRVQAVVQEMQGEKIDIIPWSPDTATFVVNALQPANVARVVLDEEEDRIEVVVPDDQLSLAIGRRGQNVRLASQLTGKAIDILTEADASEKRQKEFIERSGMFEKELDVDETLAQLLVAEGFGELEEVAYVEIEELASIEGFDEDLAQELQSRAQEAIERREQAAREERTALGVEDALAELPYLTEAMLVTLGKAGIKTLDDLADLATDELVEKKKAEPRRRGDDAPKREAPKGGILAEYGLSDEQGNEIIMAARAHWFADEDAATEESEDAVAESDQ
- a CDS encoding NAD(P)H-dependent flavin oxidoreductase translates to MARGCDFLGSETAILCGAMSWVSERNLVAAISNAGGFGVIACGAMTPELLDAEIAGTKALTSKPFGVNLITMHPALFDLIEVCARHRVTHVVLAGGLPPKGSLEAIKATGAKVIAFAPALALAKKLIRSGADALVIEGMEAGGHIGPVSTSVLAQEMLPEVADQVPVFVAGGIGRGEAIAGYLDMGAAGVQLGTRFVCATESIAHPAFKKAFLRASARDAVASVQIDPRLPVIPVRALKNAGGELFTAKQREVAQMLDEGGVAMAEAQLQIEHYWAGALRRAVIDGDVEHGSLMAGQSVGMVTKEEPAAEIIATLMAEAAQALEKRAA
- a CDS encoding chorismate mutase, whose protein sequence is MADATLQRFRQSIDNIDAALVFLLAERFKVTQAVGEYKAENGLPPADPGREEAQIARLRSLARDADLDPEFSEKFLRFIIDEVIRHHRSLQDGDAA